From Methanomassiliicoccales archaeon LGM-RCC1, one genomic window encodes:
- a CDS encoding zinc ribbon domain-containing protein, which produces MTFCPYCGEELTSKDTECPRCHGPLMITAPTVYKCFSCGEEIDDEYRFCPHCGADQSKRNKVPPKTREGSAVVKEKDEVVAIILSVIFTGFGTLYAGSVTRGITLMFAQVLMLVITFFVFYTFPICFVLWIYGIYDGYKETHRINEMLREYNS; this is translated from the coding sequence ATGACCTTCTGTCCCTACTGCGGGGAGGAACTGACCTCCAAGGACACCGAATGCCCCAGATGCCACGGGCCGCTGATGATAACGGCTCCCACGGTGTACAAGTGCTTCTCCTGCGGGGAGGAGATCGACGACGAGTACAGGTTCTGCCCGCACTGCGGTGCGGACCAGAGCAAGAGGAACAAGGTACCTCCGAAGACCAGGGAGGGATCCGCCGTGGTGAAGGAGAAGGACGAGGTGGTGGCGATCATCCTGTCGGTGATATTCACAGGGTTCGGGACGCTCTACGCTGGTTCCGTGACCAGGGGGATAACCCTGATGTTCGCCCAGGTCCTGATGCTGGTGATAACGTTCTTCGTGTTCTACACCTTCCCGATATGCTTCGTGCTGTGGATATACGGCATATACGACGGCTACAAGGAGACGCACAGGATCAACGAGATGCTCAGAGAGTACAACTCCTGA
- a CDS encoding zinc ribbon domain-containing protein — protein sequence MYCRNCGKMVPDNAAYCPECGASQVNGPGPSYYNQNYDSGSIGWAVLGFFIPLVGFILWLIWMDSKPKCARMAGIGALVSVALNIVLVVIWFIFAATIHP from the coding sequence ATGTATTGCAGAAATTGTGGCAAGATGGTTCCGGACAATGCCGCATATTGTCCAGAATGCGGAGCTTCACAGGTGAACGGCCCCGGCCCTTCATACTACAATCAGAACTATGATTCCGGAAGCATAGGCTGGGCCGTTCTGGGCTTCTTCATTCCCCTGGTGGGATTCATCCTATGGCTGATTTGGATGGACAGCAAACCCAAGTGTGCCAGGATGGCAGGCATAGGTGCCTTGGTATCGGTGGCTTTGAATATCGTTTTGGTCGTGATATGGTTTATTTTTGCTGCCACCATTCATCCGTGA
- a CDS encoding DUF367 family protein, with the protein MIPVIIFDKCQCDPKKCTAKRMMKFGLGKEAKTLGAIPKGSIVLSPFSDKAMSPADIHHARKGLVVMDLTWTNIDEFPRLKNVEERALPYLLASNPINWGRPMELNSAEAVMAALYILGEKDQAAEFLGRFNWAPEFMRLNGEMLEDYSKAKDSAEVVRIQNEYIEAITKG; encoded by the coding sequence ATGATACCGGTAATCATCTTCGACAAATGTCAGTGCGACCCGAAGAAGTGCACCGCGAAGCGGATGATGAAGTTCGGCCTCGGAAAGGAGGCCAAGACCTTGGGGGCCATCCCGAAGGGATCGATAGTACTGTCCCCCTTTTCAGATAAAGCCATGTCCCCGGCGGACATCCACCACGCCAGGAAGGGACTGGTGGTCATGGACCTCACATGGACCAACATAGACGAGTTCCCCAGGCTGAAGAACGTAGAGGAGAGGGCATTGCCGTACCTGCTCGCTTCCAATCCCATCAACTGGGGCAGGCCGATGGAGCTGAACAGCGCCGAGGCCGTCATGGCGGCATTGTACATCCTAGGGGAGAAGGACCAGGCCGCTGAGTTCTTGGGCAGGTTCAACTGGGCCCCAGAGTTCATGAGGCTCAACGGGGAGATGCTCGAGGATTATTCCAAAGCCAAGGATTCCGCGGAAGTGGTCCGCATCCAGAATGAGTACATCGAAGCGATAACCAAGGGATGA
- a CDS encoding GNAT family N-acetyltransferase — MQSLGTCRIETERLALRRFTESDIEDTFRNYGSDPLVNRYISFAPCSTIEGTREFIGGHIIRYMDDPDFYGWAISFDGKVIGSIGLFDIDKESESCEIGYSLGSRWWGKGYATESVNAVLRYAFESIRLHRVQATYHPDNKASARVLDKVGMKYEGTIRDGQRNPDGTFSDLILCARLSTDER, encoded by the coding sequence ATGCAAAGCCTGGGGACCTGCAGGATCGAGACCGAGAGGCTTGCCCTTCGCCGTTTCACTGAATCCGACATAGAGGACACCTTCCGCAATTACGGTTCCGATCCCCTCGTGAACAGGTACATCAGCTTCGCCCCCTGTTCCACAATCGAAGGCACCAGAGAGTTCATAGGAGGCCATATCATCCGCTACATGGACGATCCCGACTTCTACGGATGGGCAATCTCTTTTGACGGGAAAGTCATCGGATCCATAGGGCTTTTCGACATCGACAAGGAATCCGAATCTTGCGAGATCGGATACAGTCTAGGAAGCAGATGGTGGGGGAAAGGCTATGCAACCGAATCAGTCAACGCCGTTCTGAGGTACGCCTTCGAGAGCATCCGCCTGCATAGGGTGCAGGCAACGTACCATCCGGATAACAAGGCATCCGCCAGGGTCCTTGATAAGGTCGGCATGAAATATGAGGGGACGATCCGTGACGGACAAAGGAACCCGGACGGTACCTTTTCGGACCTCATCCTCTGTGCCAGACTATCCACCGATGAACGATGA
- a CDS encoding minichromosome maintenance protein MCM has product MTYEDNEIEKLWTTLLSTDKYRVMIADITDNYPQKKSVKVDFEDITMQDVEFSAYLLEEPDRCLEIARKAVMELVPNIDRPGHTINVRIINLPRDAKVDIRNLRADHLGRLVAVEGLVRKVTTVKPRMTYALFRCARCGSEIWVPQTGMIMKEPLMCNNPDGSCNKQSTRFIEDLKASTYIDTQKIEIQERPEGLRGGSQPERLVGYVEDDIAGIVTAGNSITLNGVLRSVEKYERDKSTVFETYLDIISVEFEQHEYDEITITEEDEEKILRMSKDPNLYDNIIRSIAPSIFGMEEQKKAIALQLFGGCHKEMDDGTSLRGDIHILLVGDPGVAKSQILRYMSRLAPRGIYASGKSASAAGLTAAAVRDDFGDGRWTLEAGALVLADKGLACVDELDKMSEQDRSSLHEAMEAQRISVAKAGINATLQCRCSMLAAANPMYGRFEEEETVIKQINLPPPLVSRFDLIEILTDKPDKKRDEKLSSHILNTQMRGEVRMIPEGKEIKGVDVNRILNDTGELKPVYEIEELRKYVAYSKRIVPVMSNDAYKIIQDSFLRIRNLGGNGVVTITARQLEGYVRLAEASARMRLSDTVNEIDANNAAELIESYLYRIAGSDDGSLDIDRIASEHSARERSGLKMIKDVIRMASDTGISLEEVIARCQSEGLTEDQIHDAFKKMKANNEIYEPKPGFFKMLD; this is encoded by the coding sequence ATGACGTACGAGGATAACGAGATCGAGAAGCTGTGGACCACGCTGCTCAGTACTGACAAGTACCGTGTGATGATAGCGGACATAACAGACAATTATCCTCAGAAGAAGAGCGTCAAGGTCGATTTCGAGGACATCACCATGCAGGATGTCGAATTCTCCGCCTATCTCCTTGAGGAGCCGGATAGGTGCCTCGAGATCGCAAGGAAGGCAGTCATGGAGCTGGTCCCCAACATCGACCGTCCGGGACACACCATCAACGTCAGGATCATCAATCTCCCTAGAGACGCGAAAGTTGACATCAGGAACCTCAGGGCCGACCACCTCGGAAGGCTGGTCGCGGTGGAGGGACTGGTCAGGAAGGTCACCACCGTAAAGCCCCGTATGACATACGCATTGTTCAGGTGTGCCAGATGCGGTTCCGAGATATGGGTCCCGCAGACCGGTATGATCATGAAGGAGCCCCTGATGTGCAACAATCCCGACGGAAGCTGCAACAAGCAGTCCACTCGTTTCATCGAGGACCTGAAGGCATCTACATACATCGACACTCAGAAGATCGAGATTCAGGAGAGGCCCGAGGGACTCAGGGGAGGATCCCAGCCCGAGAGGCTGGTGGGCTACGTCGAAGACGATATAGCCGGAATCGTGACGGCCGGTAACAGCATCACGTTGAACGGTGTGCTCCGCTCGGTAGAGAAGTACGAGAGGGATAAGTCCACGGTCTTCGAGACATATCTGGACATCATCTCGGTGGAGTTCGAGCAGCACGAGTATGATGAGATCACCATCACAGAGGAGGACGAGGAGAAGATCCTAAGGATGTCCAAAGACCCCAACCTCTATGATAACATCATCAGATCGATAGCGCCATCCATCTTCGGGATGGAGGAGCAGAAGAAGGCCATCGCGCTCCAGCTGTTCGGAGGATGCCACAAGGAGATGGACGACGGAACGAGCCTGAGAGGAGACATCCACATCCTGTTGGTCGGAGACCCCGGAGTCGCTAAGTCGCAGATCCTCAGGTACATGAGCAGGCTCGCACCAAGAGGGATCTATGCATCTGGAAAGTCAGCTTCAGCGGCTGGATTGACAGCGGCTGCGGTCAGAGACGACTTCGGAGACGGAAGGTGGACTCTGGAGGCAGGGGCGCTGGTCCTGGCCGATAAGGGACTGGCATGCGTCGATGAGTTGGACAAGATGAGCGAACAGGACAGGTCGTCCCTGCACGAGGCGATGGAAGCCCAGAGGATCTCCGTCGCCAAGGCCGGTATCAACGCCACGTTGCAGTGCAGATGCTCCATGCTGGCAGCTGCCAACCCCATGTACGGAAGGTTCGAGGAGGAAGAGACCGTCATCAAACAGATCAATCTCCCGCCGCCGTTGGTGTCCCGTTTCGACCTGATCGAGATATTGACCGATAAGCCTGATAAGAAGCGTGACGAGAAGCTGTCCAGCCACATTCTGAACACGCAGATGCGCGGTGAGGTCAGGATGATCCCCGAGGGAAAGGAGATCAAGGGCGTGGATGTGAATAGGATCCTCAACGACACCGGGGAGCTGAAACCGGTCTACGAGATAGAGGAGCTGAGGAAGTACGTCGCGTACTCCAAGAGGATAGTTCCGGTCATGAGCAACGATGCATACAAGATCATCCAGGACAGTTTCCTGAGGATTAGGAATCTGGGAGGCAACGGAGTCGTGACCATCACGGCGAGGCAGCTGGAAGGATACGTCCGTCTGGCCGAGGCCTCCGCAAGGATGCGCTTATCAGATACCGTGAACGAGATCGACGCTAACAACGCAGCCGAGCTCATAGAGTCGTACCTTTACAGGATCGCAGGAAGCGACGACGGCAGCCTGGACATCGATAGGATCGCTTCAGAGCACAGCGCCAGGGAGCGCAGCGGTCTGAAGATGATCAAGGACGTCATCAGAATGGCCAGCGACACGGGAATATCTCTCGAAGAAGTCATCGCCAGATGTCAGTCAGAAGGTCTGACGGAGGACCAGATCCATGATGCTTTCAAGAAGATGAAGGCCAATAACGAGATATACGAACCAAAGCCTGGATTCTTCAAAATGCTGGATTGA
- a CDS encoding DUF4143 domain-containing protein, producing MKVDGYIPRVVDKEIEQLIQAYGAVSIEGPKYCGKTWTSRTHSASMFALDDTDGNYRNLRIASMDPKVALEGDKPHLIDEWQLVPAIWDSVRRAVDSENGPGKYILSGSSTPERGRSDDPLEQIRKGSLHSGLGRIAAVRMRTMSLLEIGASDGKVRLKDLFDGDVPTSVCREQKLDRIVDLVMGGGWPGNLSLDIEHRLLAVSRYPNEICEKDLPRVDDSKSPSKMKMLMRSLSRNESTLANYSTISRDMKEFDDEVMSDETVKSYMSVLDRMHLIEDQPAFNPNLRSSVRVGKSPKRHLTDPALSIAAMELSKDMLVDDLNLFGFMFEAMCERDLQIYANSMRGHLHHYRDAKGREIDAVVELPDRRWGAFEIKLGANQTDAAAEELINIKEMITNDGSGRPPEFLCVLSGMESAVYRREDGVYVIPITSLGC from the coding sequence ATGAAGGTGGACGGATACATCCCGAGGGTAGTGGACAAAGAGATAGAGCAGTTGATCCAGGCCTACGGGGCGGTATCGATAGAGGGGCCGAAGTACTGCGGCAAGACCTGGACATCCAGGACCCATTCGGCCAGCATGTTCGCCTTGGACGACACCGATGGCAATTACAGGAACCTAAGGATAGCCTCCATGGATCCGAAGGTGGCCCTTGAAGGGGACAAGCCCCATCTGATCGACGAATGGCAGCTCGTCCCGGCGATATGGGATTCGGTGAGGAGGGCAGTTGATTCCGAGAACGGTCCCGGGAAATACATCCTCAGCGGATCATCGACACCTGAGAGGGGGAGAAGCGACGATCCCTTGGAGCAGATCAGGAAGGGGAGTCTTCACAGCGGTCTAGGGCGTATCGCAGCCGTGCGCATGCGTACAATGTCGCTTCTGGAGATCGGAGCGTCCGACGGCAAGGTCAGACTGAAGGACCTTTTCGACGGCGATGTCCCCACATCCGTATGCAGGGAGCAGAAACTGGACCGCATAGTCGATCTGGTCATGGGCGGCGGATGGCCCGGGAACCTCAGTCTGGACATCGAACACCGCCTGTTGGCCGTCTCCCGTTATCCAAACGAGATCTGCGAGAAGGACCTTCCCCGTGTGGATGACAGCAAATCGCCTTCCAAGATGAAGATGCTGATGCGTTCGCTGTCACGCAACGAGAGCACCCTCGCCAATTATTCCACCATATCCCGTGATATGAAGGAGTTCGACGACGAGGTGATGTCCGACGAGACCGTCAAGAGCTACATGTCCGTCCTTGACAGGATGCACCTGATAGAGGACCAGCCGGCCTTCAATCCCAATCTGAGATCCTCGGTCCGTGTCGGCAAGAGCCCGAAGAGGCATCTGACGGACCCCGCGCTGTCCATAGCTGCCATGGAACTGAGCAAGGATATGCTGGTGGACGATCTGAACCTGTTCGGATTCATGTTCGAGGCCATGTGCGAGCGCGACCTGCAGATCTATGCGAATTCCATGAGGGGGCACCTTCACCACTACCGTGATGCGAAGGGCCGCGAGATAGATGCCGTGGTGGAGCTTCCCGACAGGAGATGGGGGGCGTTCGAGATCAAACTGGGAGCCAACCAAACGGATGCCGCGGCCGAGGAATTGATCAACATCAAAGAGATGATAACCAATGACGGCAGCGGACGTCCTCCGGAGTTCCTGTGCGTGCTGAGCGGTATGGAGAGCGCCGTGTACAGGCGCGAGGACGGGGTCTACGTGATACCGATCACCTCTTTGGGATGCTGA